From one Timaviella obliquedivisa GSE-PSE-MK23-08B genomic stretch:
- a CDS encoding Ycf66 family protein, which produces MTYLLALIVGLGSLGLYLAAFLFEEVHRKSDLIWSGVGMFYALVLWVCAGRITGGVLLGQMAAVSLLGWLGWQVLEMRWEQIPLPQRAALPHSPALLLGVLRDRARQLQINLQQSSWRSSSLNQVTQFAEKSVRLMIALFDWSAALIGTTVKSWDVKSWEQPVPPSEPTPPESPESVESPPKTVQESSPFNNQNPL; this is translated from the coding sequence ATGACCTATCTTTTGGCATTAATTGTGGGATTAGGCAGTCTAGGGCTTTACCTGGCTGCTTTTTTGTTTGAGGAAGTGCATCGGAAGTCTGATTTAATTTGGAGTGGCGTTGGCATGTTTTATGCCCTCGTGCTTTGGGTGTGTGCCGGACGAATTACTGGCGGTGTGTTGTTGGGACAAATGGCGGCAGTCTCTTTGCTAGGGTGGTTAGGTTGGCAGGTCCTGGAGATGCGGTGGGAACAAATTCCTTTGCCGCAACGGGCAGCTTTGCCCCACTCTCCAGCGTTGTTGCTCGGAGTGTTGCGCGATCGCGCTCGCCAACTTCAGATTAATCTGCAACAAAGTTCCTGGCGATCGTCTTCTCTCAATCAAGTGACCCAGTTTGCCGAAAAATCGGTGCGTTTAATGATTGCGCTGTTTGATTGGAGTGCGGCATTAATCGGCACGACGGTGAAATCCTGGGATGTAAAATCTTGGGAACAGCCCGTTCCGCCATCTGAACCCACACCCCCTGAATCTCCTGAATCAGTAGAATCTCCTCCCAAAACTGTTCAAGAATCATCCCCCTTCAATAACCAGAACCCGCTATAG
- a CDS encoding diguanylate cyclase, whose amino-acid sequence MSASLICVGENNFRSALQTLIHDSATFTVEVAANPFEAMRLVQVQQPDLVLIQAQQQGGIELCEQIKIQHRLAWIYCIVIEDRPPNDSHIQALEKGADAYLKLDLQHPNSSSTRLLLAQMQIGLRQVLAYQNLMRENNLLSSIALSDPLTNLSNRRSLEWELPRVIANARARKQPISLVIIDVDFFKIINDTHGHLVGDRALEILATRLQHNLRLYDTPYRYGGEEFVIILSDTHSIEGEAIANRICQLIREQPFVVNSDLALNVTISAGTATLQPHDDADGLSLLERADQRLLRAKTAGRDRVIGGD is encoded by the coding sequence ATGAGCGCTTCACTGATCTGCGTTGGGGAGAACAATTTTCGATCTGCCCTTCAAACTTTAATTCATGACTCTGCCACCTTCACAGTGGAAGTTGCTGCAAATCCGTTTGAGGCAATGCGGCTCGTTCAAGTGCAACAGCCAGACCTTGTGCTAATTCAAGCCCAGCAGCAGGGAGGAATTGAGCTCTGCGAACAGATAAAAATCCAGCATCGCCTTGCCTGGATCTACTGTATTGTCATTGAGGATCGTCCCCCTAATGATTCTCATATTCAAGCGCTTGAGAAGGGGGCAGATGCTTATCTCAAGCTCGACTTGCAACACCCTAACTCTAGCTCTACTAGACTCCTCCTTGCCCAAATGCAGATAGGATTACGTCAAGTGCTAGCCTATCAGAACCTAATGCGAGAGAACAATCTTCTAAGTTCTATTGCGCTTTCAGATCCCCTCACGAATCTTAGCAATCGCCGCTCTTTGGAGTGGGAACTGCCACGAGTTATTGCAAATGCCCGTGCCCGTAAGCAACCGATTAGTCTAGTTATCATAGACGTAGACTTTTTTAAGATCATTAATGATACTCATGGACACCTGGTCGGCGATCGCGCCTTAGAAATCTTAGCAACCCGTTTGCAGCACAACCTTCGGCTTTATGATACCCCGTACCGTTACGGCGGCGAGGAATTTGTCATTATTCTAAGCGACACTCACAGCATAGAAGGAGAAGCGATCGCTAACCGAATTTGCCAACTGATCCGAGAACAACCCTTCGTCGTCAATAGTGACCTAGCGTTAAACGTCACCATTAGTGCCGGAACTGCCACCCTACAACCCCACGATGATGCTGACGGTCTTAGCCTACTTGAGAGAGCCGATCAACGACTGCTCAGGGCAAAAACTGCGGGACGCGATCGGGTTATTGGAGGAGATTGA
- a CDS encoding ABC transporter ATP-binding protein/permease yields MKFPRSQRVRAHRSPQAKNSRTLSIFRYCGRAVALVWTTHRQLTLVLAILTLIAGLIPAGIAYLGKLIVDGVVLAAQSQRSIDRLQALQYLAIEAIAVAFLAGCQQGTALCQSLLRVLLGQKVNVLILEKALTLDLAHFEDSEFYDKMTRARREASVRPLSLVGRTFGLVKDGLSLVTFGGLLLNFSPIAVLMLMLAAIPAFVAETRFAGAAFRLFRWRVPETREQQYLENLIAREDFAMEVKLYQLGETLLNRYRNTFNRLYVEDRDLTVQRSTWSYFLGLVSTATFYATYVWIVWEAIAGRISLGDLTMYLVVFRQGQSTFSSILTSVGGMYEDSLYLSNLYEFLEQEISLPLGYAQRGTLPGDGIRFENVSFTYPGNNEPALYKISFHLRPGEKLAIVGKNGSGKTTLIKLLTRLYSPDSGRILLDGLDLAQWDVNVLQRRIGVIFQNFVRYQFTVGENVGVGDVDHLEDQPRWEEATDIATARPFIESMPDKFQTRLGKWFKGGRELSGGQWQKIALSRAFMRTKADILVLDEPTSAMDAEAEVEIFNHFRAVTQNQMAILISHRFSTVRMADQIMVMENGRITESGTHEDLVQSGGGYARLFELQAAGYQ; encoded by the coding sequence ATGAAATTTCCCAGATCTCAACGGGTTCGAGCTCATCGATCGCCCCAAGCAAAAAATTCTCGAACCCTCTCTATCTTCCGGTACTGTGGTCGTGCTGTCGCCTTAGTTTGGACAACTCATCGTCAGCTAACCTTAGTTCTAGCTATTTTGACCCTGATCGCAGGCCTAATTCCAGCCGGGATTGCTTACTTAGGAAAGCTGATTGTTGATGGAGTAGTGTTGGCAGCCCAGTCACAGCGATCGATCGATCGCCTCCAGGCACTTCAGTACTTAGCCATAGAAGCGATCGCCGTGGCATTCCTTGCGGGTTGTCAGCAAGGTACGGCGCTATGTCAATCGCTGCTGCGGGTGCTGTTGGGGCAAAAGGTCAACGTGCTGATCTTAGAAAAAGCCTTAACGCTTGACTTAGCCCATTTTGAAGATTCTGAGTTCTACGACAAAATGACGCGGGCGCGACGAGAAGCCTCGGTGCGCCCCCTTAGCCTGGTTGGGCGCACATTTGGTCTAGTTAAAGATGGCTTGTCGTTGGTTACCTTTGGCGGATTATTGCTCAACTTTTCGCCGATCGCCGTGCTGATGCTAATGCTGGCAGCAATTCCGGCCTTTGTAGCCGAAACTCGCTTTGCCGGAGCAGCCTTTCGTCTATTTCGGTGGCGTGTCCCTGAAACCCGAGAGCAGCAGTATTTAGAAAACCTGATTGCCCGTGAAGACTTTGCCATGGAAGTCAAGCTTTACCAATTGGGTGAAACTTTGCTGAACCGCTATCGAAACACGTTCAATCGCCTTTACGTTGAAGATCGGGATCTAACGGTGCAGCGAAGCACTTGGAGCTATTTTCTAGGCTTAGTCAGCACTGCAACCTTTTACGCTACCTATGTTTGGATTGTGTGGGAGGCGATCGCCGGACGCATTTCTCTAGGCGATCTGACCATGTATCTTGTCGTTTTCCGTCAAGGACAATCGACCTTCTCATCTATCCTGACTTCAGTGGGTGGGATGTACGAAGACAGCCTCTACTTATCTAACCTTTACGAATTTCTAGAACAAGAAATTTCGCTTCCCCTCGGATATGCCCAGCGAGGCACCCTTCCTGGCGATGGCATTCGTTTTGAAAACGTATCGTTCACCTATCCAGGCAACAACGAGCCAGCCCTTTACAAAATTTCCTTCCACTTACGTCCGGGGGAAAAGTTGGCGATCGTTGGCAAGAATGGCTCCGGCAAAACCACGCTGATTAAGCTGCTAACACGCCTGTATAGCCCCGATTCGGGGCGCATTTTGCTGGATGGCTTAGACTTAGCCCAGTGGGATGTGAACGTGTTGCAGCGTCGCATTGGGGTAATTTTTCAAAACTTTGTCCGCTACCAATTTACCGTAGGCGAAAACGTTGGAGTAGGCGATGTCGATCATTTGGAAGACCAGCCCCGCTGGGAAGAAGCCACAGATATTGCGACAGCTCGACCTTTTATTGAATCCATGCCCGATAAGTTTCAAACCCGTCTAGGCAAATGGTTTAAGGGTGGACGAGAGCTATCGGGCGGGCAATGGCAGAAAATTGCATTGTCACGAGCATTTATGCGAACCAAAGCCGATATTTTGGTGCTTGATGAACCCACCTCAGCCATGGACGCAGAAGCGGAAGTCGAGATCTTTAATCACTTTAGAGCCGTGACTCAAAACCAAATGGCAATCCTCATCTCCCATCGCTTTTCGACCGTTCGGATGGCGGATCAGATTATGGTGATGGAGAACGGTCGCATTACAGAAAGCGGAACGCATGAGGATTTGGTGCAATCGGGGGGAGGATATGCCCGGTTGTTTGAGTTGCAGGCAGCAGGCTATCAGTAA
- the alaS gene encoding alanine--tRNA ligase, with amino-acid sequence MSILLSGSQIRQTFLTFYQDRGHQILPSASLIPEDPTVLLTIAGMLPFKPIFLGQRTAEFLRATTSQKCIRTNDIENVGRTARHHTFFEMLGNFSFGDYFKEQAIAWAWELSTQVFRLPCERLVVSVFREDDDAFAIWRDQVGVPIQRIIRMDEADNFWVSGATGPCGPCSEIYYDFHPERGDEGIDLEDDTRFIEFYNLVFMQYNRDAEGNLTPLQNQNIDTGLGLERMAQILQEVPNNYETDLIFPIIKKAAQIAGIDYFAVDEPTQVSLKVIGDHVRSVVHMIADGITASNLGRGYILRRLIRRVVRHGRLIGIEQDFTGEVAETAIALAEAAYPSVRDRETAIQTELRAEESRFRETLDRGEKLLNEVISQLTEQGGRGEISGDDAFTLYDTFGFPLELTQEVAEENNLRVDVAGFEKRMEEQRGRSREAQDTIDLTVQSTLDQLAEHLHETKFLGYTQAVSEAELKALLTEGKAVESAVAGTDVQLVLDQTPFYAESGGQVGDRGFLFNDMVRVQVRDVQKEGSLFVHFGTVEVGILEIGDRLTAQVDLASRRRAQANHTATHLLQAALKKIVDANISQAGSLVAFDRLRFDFNLSRAVTPDELHQIEDQINIWITEAHAADIAVMPIAQARANGAVAMFGEKYGDEVRVIDFPGVSMELCGGVHVNNTAEIGLFKVISESGVAAGIRRIEAVAGAAVLEYLNVREKVVRELGDRFKVKPEELGDRVMALQTELKTTQKQLESLKSELALAKADQLLSQAETVGSFKIIIASLESVDAESLKTAAESLLQKLGEGAVVLGSVPEPEKVSLVAAFSPNVTQKGLQAGKLIGAIAKICGGGGGGRPNLAQAGGKDANKLPDALEAARQTLKSGLG; translated from the coding sequence ATGTCCATTCTCCTCAGCGGCTCCCAAATTCGGCAAACTTTCTTGACCTTCTATCAAGATCGGGGGCATCAAATTTTACCCAGTGCCTCTCTTATCCCTGAAGATCCTACGGTGCTTTTGACCATTGCTGGCATGTTACCTTTTAAGCCTATCTTTTTGGGGCAACGCACGGCAGAGTTTTTGCGAGCGACGACCTCCCAAAAGTGCATTCGGACAAACGACATCGAAAATGTTGGTCGGACGGCACGGCACCATACGTTTTTTGAGATGCTGGGCAATTTTAGCTTTGGCGATTATTTCAAGGAACAGGCGATCGCTTGGGCATGGGAACTCTCGACTCAGGTCTTTCGACTTCCGTGCGAACGACTGGTCGTGAGCGTGTTTCGAGAGGATGATGATGCTTTTGCGATTTGGCGTGATCAGGTGGGCGTGCCTATTCAGCGAATTATTCGCATGGACGAAGCGGATAACTTTTGGGTTTCGGGCGCGACGGGTCCCTGTGGGCCTTGCTCAGAGATTTATTACGATTTTCATCCAGAGCGAGGCGATGAAGGCATTGACTTAGAGGACGACACGCGCTTCATTGAGTTCTACAACCTCGTCTTCATGCAGTACAACCGAGACGCTGAAGGCAATCTAACGCCGCTGCAAAACCAGAATATTGACACGGGTTTGGGGCTAGAGCGGATGGCGCAGATTCTTCAAGAGGTGCCCAATAACTACGAGACGGACTTGATTTTCCCGATCATTAAAAAGGCGGCACAGATTGCTGGAATCGATTATTTTGCAGTGGATGAACCTACTCAAGTTTCGCTAAAAGTGATTGGGGATCATGTGCGATCGGTGGTTCATATGATTGCGGATGGGATCACGGCTTCTAACTTGGGGCGAGGCTATATTCTGCGGCGGCTGATTCGGCGGGTGGTGCGCCACGGGCGATTGATTGGCATTGAGCAGGACTTTACGGGCGAAGTGGCAGAGACTGCGATCGCTCTGGCTGAGGCGGCTTATCCTAGTGTCCGCGATCGGGAGACAGCGATTCAGACTGAGCTAAGAGCCGAAGAATCTCGCTTCCGCGAAACGTTAGACCGGGGAGAAAAGCTGCTCAACGAGGTTATTAGCCAGTTGACTGAGCAAGGCGGGCGAGGCGAAATATCGGGCGATGATGCCTTTACGCTTTATGACACCTTTGGCTTTCCACTGGAATTGACTCAAGAGGTCGCTGAAGAGAATAATTTAAGGGTTGATGTTGCCGGGTTTGAAAAGCGCATGGAAGAGCAGCGTGGGCGATCGCGCGAGGCGCAAGACACTATTGATCTAACCGTGCAATCGACCCTTGACCAATTGGCGGAACATCTGCATGAGACAAAATTTTTGGGCTATACCCAGGCTGTCAGTGAAGCAGAGTTAAAGGCGCTGCTAACAGAAGGGAAGGCAGTGGAGTCGGCGGTAGCTGGCACTGATGTGCAGCTAGTTCTCGATCAAACGCCTTTTTATGCAGAATCTGGCGGACAGGTGGGCGATCGCGGCTTCCTCTTTAACGATATGGTTCGGGTTCAAGTGAGGGACGTGCAAAAGGAAGGGAGTCTTTTCGTTCACTTTGGCACTGTGGAAGTGGGAATACTGGAGATAGGCGATCGGCTCACGGCTCAAGTTGATCTGGCAAGTCGGCGACGAGCACAGGCAAACCATACGGCAACCCATTTGCTGCAAGCAGCCTTGAAAAAGATTGTCGATGCCAACATCTCTCAAGCCGGTTCGTTAGTGGCGTTCGATCGCCTGCGTTTTGATTTCAACCTATCGCGGGCTGTGACACCAGACGAACTGCACCAAATTGAAGACCAAATTAACATTTGGATTACCGAAGCCCACGCCGCAGATATTGCAGTTATGCCTATTGCCCAAGCAAGAGCGAACGGTGCAGTGGCAATGTTTGGCGAAAAGTATGGCGATGAAGTGCGCGTCATTGACTTTCCGGGAGTATCGATGGAGCTTTGTGGCGGTGTTCACGTTAACAATACTGCCGAAATTGGACTGTTCAAGGTGATCTCAGAGTCGGGTGTGGCAGCAGGCATTCGTCGGATTGAGGCGGTTGCAGGGGCAGCGGTGTTGGAGTACTTGAATGTGCGAGAGAAAGTGGTACGAGAGTTAGGCGATCGTTTTAAGGTGAAGCCAGAAGAGTTGGGCGATCGGGTGATGGCATTACAGACCGAACTGAAGACGACTCAAAAGCAACTGGAATCTCTTAAGTCGGAATTAGCCTTAGCAAAGGCTGATCAGCTTCTTTCCCAAGCTGAAACTGTCGGCTCGTTCAAAATTATCATTGCTTCCCTAGAAAGTGTAGATGCCGAGTCTTTGAAGACTGCGGCAGAAAGTTTGTTACAGAAGTTGGGTGAAGGAGCCGTTGTGCTGGGATCAGTGCCGGAGCCAGAGAAAGTAAGTTTAGTAGCAGCGTTTAGCCCTAATGTGACTCAAAAAGGATTACAGGCAGGCAAGTTGATCGGTGCGATCGCCAAAATTTGCGGCGGCGGCGGCGGCGGTCGTCCTAACCTGGCACAAGCAGGCGGCAAAGATGCCAATAAGTTGCCAGACGCGCTTGAGGCTGCTCGTCAAACCCTGAAATCGGGGCTAGGCTGA
- a CDS encoding deoxyhypusine synthase, which yields MSQKILSRKIAPSPMPAEISVVDLIDSYFTAYNSARLREICQLLTREVMQAGVTVGLSLSGAMTPAGFGVSVLAPLIRNGFVDWIISTGANLYHDLHYGLGLDLYASNPFVDDVKLRQEGRIRIYDIVFGYDVLLETDAFIRELLRAEAFQKRMGTAEFHYLLGKYVYEVEQQLGVENPSLLSMAYQCGVPIYTSSPGDSSIGMNVAALALEGSKLILDPSMDVNETAAIAYSARDSGLPGVEGKSAALIIGGGSPKNFLLQTQPQIHEVLGLEERGHDYFIQVTDARPDTGGLSGATPAEAVSWGKVDPEELPSTVVCYTDSTIALPIMTAYVINQCAPRPLKRLYDRRDELVEKLRQDYLAALSYSAEQPRSEEQPIEVKAPREPVATYPCGTPIRTR from the coding sequence ATGTCTCAAAAAATCCTCAGCCGTAAAATTGCGCCTTCACCCATGCCCGCCGAAATTAGCGTCGTAGACCTAATCGACAGCTACTTTACTGCCTACAACTCTGCCCGTTTACGAGAAATCTGCCAGCTTCTAACTCGCGAAGTCATGCAAGCAGGCGTGACTGTGGGTCTCAGTTTATCGGGGGCGATGACTCCGGCAGGTTTTGGGGTTTCGGTTTTGGCTCCGCTAATTCGCAACGGCTTTGTTGATTGGATCATCAGTACAGGTGCAAATCTTTACCACGATCTGCACTATGGTTTAGGACTAGATTTGTATGCCAGCAACCCATTTGTTGATGATGTGAAACTGCGGCAAGAAGGTCGAATTCGGATTTATGACATTGTGTTTGGCTACGATGTATTGCTAGAAACCGATGCATTTATTCGAGAATTGCTGCGGGCAGAGGCATTTCAAAAGCGGATGGGAACGGCGGAGTTTCATTATCTGCTGGGCAAGTATGTTTACGAAGTGGAGCAGCAATTAGGAGTGGAAAATCCTTCCCTGCTGTCCATGGCGTATCAATGTGGCGTTCCTATTTACACTTCCTCGCCTGGAGATAGCTCCATTGGCATGAACGTGGCGGCGCTGGCATTAGAAGGCTCGAAGCTGATTCTTGACCCGTCGATGGATGTTAACGAAACGGCGGCGATCGCCTATTCTGCCCGTGATTCTGGGTTGCCTGGTGTAGAAGGTAAAAGCGCTGCCTTAATCATCGGCGGCGGCAGTCCTAAAAACTTCCTGCTGCAAACTCAACCCCAAATCCATGAGGTGCTGGGGCTAGAAGAGCGCGGTCATGATTACTTCATCCAAGTTACCGATGCTCGCCCTGACACGGGTGGATTGTCTGGAGCAACGCCAGCCGAAGCGGTAAGCTGGGGCAAGGTAGACCCTGAAGAACTGCCCAGCACAGTTGTTTGCTACACCGACAGCACGATCGCCCTACCCATCATGACAGCGTATGTCATCAACCAATGTGCGCCCCGTCCGCTCAAGCGGCTGTACGATCGCCGGGATGAATTAGTCGAGAAGCTGCGTCAGGACTACTTGGCAGCCCTATCTTACTCAGCGGAACAGCCTCGGTCGGAAGAGCAGCCCATAGAAGTGAAAGCGCCTCGTGAACCTGTAGCGACATATCCTTGCGGAACCCCGATTCGGACGCGGTAG
- a CDS encoding biopolymer transporter ExbD, which produces MKIDVDSTEPDVRIELVPLIDVIFCILTFFIVAAVTLTRQAAINVDLPAAKTGTTQMRQILVVSIDPIGQTYVEKDPVTQSQLMDALVRFRKESPDGLMVLYASRASSYNDVVRVLDLLRSVGGTRVALATLPGSSQVDQFPGSNPIGEPFNPSTLPGLTNPAPSGLSPNSLEQNSFNQNSLPGIGLPSAQPTLPSSSNNPTSPRLSAPSTQPGSSRLPLPSGAGQPSNQPAGRQ; this is translated from the coding sequence ATGAAAATTGATGTTGACAGTACCGAGCCTGATGTTCGGATTGAGCTAGTTCCCTTAATTGATGTCATTTTTTGTATCCTCACCTTTTTTATCGTGGCGGCTGTCACGCTGACCCGTCAAGCAGCTATCAATGTCGATTTGCCTGCTGCCAAAACGGGCACGACTCAAATGCGGCAAATTTTAGTAGTCAGTATCGATCCGATTGGACAGACCTATGTGGAAAAAGACCCGGTGACGCAGTCTCAGTTGATGGATGCTTTGGTGAGATTTCGCAAAGAGAGTCCTGATGGATTGATGGTGCTTTATGCCTCGCGCGCTTCAAGCTACAACGATGTGGTGAGAGTGTTGGACTTGCTGCGATCGGTGGGTGGCACTCGCGTTGCCCTAGCCACACTTCCGGGCAGCAGTCAAGTTGATCAGTTTCCAGGTTCAAACCCTATTGGCGAGCCGTTTAATCCTTCTACTTTGCCGGGTTTAACGAACCCTGCACCCTCAGGACTCAGTCCTAACTCGCTTGAGCAAAACTCATTTAACCAAAACTCTCTGCCAGGGATTGGGTTACCTTCTGCTCAGCCAACTTTGCCCAGTTCGTCAAACAATCCTACCTCGCCTAGATTGAGCGCCCCCTCGACTCAACCTGGGTCTTCTCGTCTACCGTTGCCCAGCGGTGCAGGTCAGCCCAGCAATCAACCGGCTGGTAGGCAGTAG
- a CDS encoding MotA/TolQ/ExbB proton channel family protein, producing the protein MNIAELFEKGGPTIWPLMLLSFLTLSVVIERAWFWSKVLTHEREIAGRVLEAARRDWGAAAEIARKSVNQPIGRFLYSALELQNPQPDVFELALQASADEELATMRRGDKILEAATTLAPLLGLLGTVLGLIGSLSSIRLGDLGTDATAGVTLGISESLISTAMGMIVAIVSLAFYRLFQGFVSGQAKVFRQSGNDLELIYRQDWLQPAGTMRETTEQTF; encoded by the coding sequence GTGAATATTGCTGAGCTATTTGAAAAAGGCGGCCCTACAATTTGGCCTCTGATGTTACTCTCATTTTTGACTTTAAGTGTGGTTATTGAACGGGCTTGGTTTTGGTCAAAAGTCTTGACCCATGAGCGCGAAATTGCGGGGCGCGTGCTAGAGGCGGCGCGGCGCGACTGGGGCGCGGCGGCAGAAATTGCCCGCAAATCGGTTAATCAGCCCATTGGTCGCTTCCTTTACTCTGCCCTAGAGCTTCAGAACCCCCAGCCCGACGTGTTTGAACTGGCACTGCAAGCCTCAGCCGATGAAGAGCTTGCTACCATGCGCCGAGGGGACAAGATTTTGGAAGCCGCTACTACTCTGGCTCCGCTGCTGGGTCTGCTGGGCACGGTACTGGGCTTAATTGGCTCTCTTAGCTCGATTCGCTTAGGCGATTTAGGAACTGATGCTACGGCAGGCGTGACCTTGGGAATCTCAGAATCTTTGATTAGTACCGCAATGGGGATGATTGTGGCGATCGTTTCGTTGGCGTTCTATCGACTGTTCCAAGGATTTGTCTCAGGGCAAGCGAAGGTGTTTCGACAGTCTGGAAATGATTTAGAACTGATTTATCGCCAAGACTGGTTGCAGCCTGCTGGAACAATGAGAGAAACGACTGAGCAGACTTTCTAA
- a CDS encoding Tab2/Atab2 family RNA-binding protein: protein MKIWQADFYRRPLQTEPSGQLWELLICDAEGQQILSAFCPQREANSLWLTQQIQKIADLPDRIQVFRPQCLSLLQAACQPSGILVEPTRRTFALKQLIEKRYGVIELEKPPPVPLPENLWGEQWRFGAIAAQDLVPIFSNRIIPVREMPESLLPKNLNLPSTTAIPGVIIDGGRQAMPLARWVERSRPYALQSIPGDPDGLILEAGLSDRWILTTFDDTDVMIAAQTFRQRQQAAKGLHFLLVQPDDSGMTYSGFWLLKGDDS, encoded by the coding sequence ATGAAAATTTGGCAAGCCGATTTCTATCGCCGTCCTCTCCAAACCGAGCCGAGTGGTCAACTATGGGAACTCCTAATTTGTGATGCAGAAGGACAGCAAATTCTGAGCGCCTTCTGTCCTCAACGCGAAGCCAATTCCCTATGGCTGACTCAGCAGATACAGAAAATTGCCGATCTTCCCGATCGCATTCAAGTCTTTCGTCCCCAATGTTTGAGCCTGCTGCAAGCCGCCTGTCAGCCTTCAGGAATTCTTGTTGAGCCAACCCGTCGTACGTTTGCACTCAAGCAGTTAATTGAGAAAAGATATGGCGTGATCGAGCTAGAGAAACCGCCGCCTGTGCCGTTGCCTGAAAATCTGTGGGGAGAACAGTGGCGTTTCGGAGCGATCGCTGCCCAAGATCTGGTTCCTATTTTTAGCAACCGCATCATTCCAGTCCGAGAAATGCCAGAAAGCCTGTTACCTAAAAATCTCAACCTTCCTTCTACGACTGCAATTCCTGGCGTAATCATTGATGGAGGACGACAGGCGATGCCGTTAGCAAGATGGGTAGAGCGATCGCGCCCCTACGCCCTGCAATCTATTCCCGGTGATCCAGATGGCTTAATTTTAGAGGCAGGATTAAGCGATCGCTGGATTCTAACCACGTTCGATGATACGGACGTAATGATTGCTGCTCAAACATTTCGGCAACGGCAACAAGCTGCTAAGGGACTTCATTTTTTATTGGTGCAACCGGATGATTCAGGGATGACCTATAGCGGGTTCTGGTTATTGAAGGGGGATGATTCTTGA
- a CDS encoding low-complexity tail membrane protein — translation MRSFRSDPYLWVHLAGVAAVPIFLELCLLGLGMGRSLMPVWFELLFVGGLGIAPILWMQWQKPFCIFSLLLFSLRPDHLSEDQRKLLGLFKSPVNQFLSVGVAVVMAGVLWRFYQVAPIANGLIFPMATRGTGLLVAAIAFFFANLFLQVPVSVGRVLLIGDRTFTATQPYPVEQVPTDFTLLGFRVNSILPTLIPKPSKPVIIRPVEPVKPKVTVVEETVVEEEPIVAVVEERVGEAIESMEERVESVDEAIESVEKRVESVDEAIESADQMLPIEIEPAPMEEQPALMEGDSTSAPSEHDQEGVEGVDVEVIALREEIEGAIAAVVEEPETILAEGVFEEAIAQQEPEVVGSEIIELEIIELDGVALVETDAFAGVDEIIEAVEIKVVEVEVKVGETVGEEERAIAPEPVGEDWGDDEDLDDL, via the coding sequence ATGCGATCGTTTCGCTCTGATCCTTATCTGTGGGTTCACTTGGCAGGGGTAGCGGCAGTCCCCATTTTTCTAGAACTGTGCCTCCTGGGTTTAGGGATGGGCAGATCTTTGATGCCAGTTTGGTTTGAGCTACTGTTTGTGGGTGGTTTGGGGATTGCGCCGATTCTTTGGATGCAGTGGCAGAAGCCATTCTGCATTTTTAGCTTGTTGCTGTTCTCTCTGCGACCAGATCATCTGAGTGAAGATCAGCGGAAGCTTTTAGGACTTTTTAAGAGTCCGGTTAATCAATTTTTGTCGGTAGGCGTAGCGGTCGTCATGGCGGGGGTGCTATGGCGGTTTTACCAGGTAGCCCCGATCGCCAATGGTCTAATTTTTCCGATGGCAACGCGCGGTACTGGGTTATTGGTGGCGGCGATCGCGTTCTTTTTTGCCAACCTTTTTCTCCAGGTGCCTGTCAGCGTAGGGCGGGTGCTTTTAATTGGCGATCGGACTTTTACGGCGACGCAGCCTTATCCAGTGGAGCAGGTGCCTACAGATTTTACGCTGTTGGGTTTTCGGGTGAATAGCATTTTGCCGACTTTGATTCCCAAGCCTTCTAAGCCTGTGATTATTCGTCCGGTGGAGCCAGTTAAGCCGAAGGTGACTGTAGTGGAGGAGACGGTGGTTGAGGAGGAACCGATCGTCGCTGTTGTGGAAGAGAGGGTTGGAGAAGCGATCGAGAGCATGGAAGAACGGGTTGAGAGTGTTGATGAGGCGATCGAGAGCGTGGAAAAACGGGTTGAGAGTGTTGATGAGGCGATCGAGAGCGCTGATCAGATGCTCCCTATTGAGATTGAACCTGCTCCAATGGAGGAGCAACCTGCTTTGATGGAAGGTGATTCTACTTCAGCGCCTTCAGAACATGATCAGGAAGGAGTAGAAGGGGTAGATGTAGAAGTAATTGCGTTGAGGGAAGAGATTGAGGGGGCGATCGCGGCAGTTGTTGAAGAGCCTGAAACGATCCTAGCGGAGGGAGTATTTGAGGAAGCGATCGCCCAGCAGGAGCCTGAAGTCGTTGGTTCAGAAATCATAGAGCTAGAAATCATCGAGTTAGACGGCGTTGCCTTGGTGGAGACGGATGCCTTCGCTGGTGTTGATGAAATTATTGAAGCTGTCGAGATTAAAGTGGTTGAGGTTGAGGTTAAAGTTGGTGAAACCGTTGGTGAAGAGGAAAGGGCGATCGCCCCTGAGCCTGTAGGGGAAGACTGGGGCGATGACGAAGATCTGGATGATTTATAA